Part of the Haloarcula laminariae genome is shown below.
CTCGCCATCGGCTCCGGTGGCCTCGACGTGGCCGTCGCCATGGGTGGCGGCGCCTACTACATCGAGATGCCCGAGGTCGTCAACGTCCGACTCGAAGGCGAGCTGCCCGAGTGGGCCACCGCCAAGGACGTCATCCTAGAGCTGCTCCGTCGCCTCTCGGTCAAGGGCGGCGTCGGCAAGGTGCTCGAATACACCGGCCCCGGCGTCGAGACCCTCTCGGTGCCCGAGCGGACCACCATCACCAACATGGGGACTGAACTCGGCGCGACCTCCTCGATCTTCCCGACCGACGAGAACACGAAGGACTACCTCGAACGGCTCGGCCGCGAGGACGTCCACGTCGACATCGGTCCGGACGAGGACGCCGAGTACGCCGACGAGATCGTCGTCGACCTCTCGGAGCTCGAACCCCTCATCGCCAAGCCCTCCATGCCGGACAACGTCGTCCCGGTCAGCGAGGTCGCCGGTGAGGACGTCGACCAGGTGATGATCGGTTCCTGTACGAACGGCGCCTACGAGGACATCCTCCCGGGCGCGAAGATGCTCGAAGGGCGCAACATCGACAAGAAGACCGAGATGATCGTCGCCCCCGGCTCCAAGCAGGCCTCCGAGATGCTGGCCCGCGAGGGCTGGACCGCGGAGATGATGGCCGCCGGCGTCAACTTCTCGGAAGCGACGTGTGGTGCCTGTATCGGCATCGGCCACGTCCCCGCCTCCGACTCGGTGTCACTGCGGACCTTCAACCGCAACTTCGAGGGTCGCTCCGGCATCGAGGACGACAACGTCTACCTCTGTTCGCCGGAGGTCGCCACCGCGGCGGCAATCAAGGGCGAAATCGTCGACCCGCGCGACCTCGCCGAGGAACTGGGCGACCTCGAGGCCCCCGGCCTGGAGATGCCCGACCAGTACATCGGCAGCTCCGAATCGGACCTCATCGCGCCCGACGAGGCCGTCGACGACGAGCTCATCAAGGGCCCGAACATCGGCGACGTGCCGCTGAAAGACCCCCTCGAGACCGAGGTCGGCGGTGAGGCCCTCCTGAAGATGGAGGACAACATCACCACGGACCACATCATCCCGGCCACGCAGGACATCCTGATGTACCGGTCGAACGTTCCGAAGCTCTCGGAGTTCACGCTCTCGCGAGTCGACGACACGTTCGCCCAGCGCGCGCTCGACGCCGACGGCGGCGTCCTCGTGGCAGGCGAGAACTACGGGCAGGGCTCCTCGCGCGAGCACGCGGCGCTGTGTCCGATGTATCTCGGTATCGAGACCGTCCTCGCACAGAGCTTCGCCCGCATCCACAAGGCGAACCTCTTCAACTTCGGTATCGTCCCGCTCACCATCGACGAGGACACCTACGAGAAAATCGAGCAGGGCGACGACGTCGAAATCGTCGACGACGCCGCCGAAGCGGTGCGCTCCGGGCAGGAGGAGTTCACCATCCGCGTCAACGACGACTGGGAAGCGTCGGGCTACCTCGATGCCTCCGACCGCGAACGCGAGATTCTGGCCGCCGGTGGGAAGCTCTCCCACACGAAGGCCCAGCACGAGGACGAGGGCGGCGCCGCGCCCGCGGACGACTAACGGCGGAACTCACAGCTTCGATTTTTCTTTCGCAGAATTCGTGAGCGTCGGCGCTGTCGGCTGACCGAATCTATTTGTAGCGGACCGGATAACCGACTGGTATGGCCGAGACGTTCGTCGAACTCGTCGAGGAGTGGCAGACGGGCGCGCTCTTCGTATTCGCCACCGTCATCGGCGGCGGCGTGCTGGGTATCGTCGCCGCGTCTTCTTTCGGACCTGTCGCCGGCCTCGTCGGCTTCGTCGCCGGGGCTGTCGTCGTGTTCGCGGTAATTTCCTATCTGCTGTACGGTCGCTGACTGCTGTGGCCGTGCGCGAGTGGCATGGCACTGCCACGCCCGAGCGAAGACGGGGAAGGGCAGGCTGTCGCGGAGCGGGAAGTACCCAGAGCATCCAGCGGCTGTGCCGCCGGTTCCACCGCGGCGAGCCGACTACCGCGCCAGCGGCGCGACAGGAGGCGAAGCCGCGATCTTTCCCCACGTTTTTGCCGTGGAGGCGTGTCGAGCGCCGCCGCGCTCGACCGCTGGAGCGTGCAAAAAGTGGTTTCAGATTTGCAGGAACTGCGTCACCAGCCACTTCGTGAAGGTCCCGGTGACCCCGCCGATCCAGGCCAGCAGGACGAAGTGGAGGTAGGTGTTCGCCTTGTGGCCGCCGTCGATGGTCCGTATCATCAGCGCCGACAGCATGGCCGAGAACATGATGATGACGACCAGGAGAAACTCGATGAGGGGGATGTTGTAGACGCTGGTGTTGATGAGGGAGTTGACGTCCAGCCGGCTGCCGGCGTTGAGGTCCAGGGACATCTCGGCGAGGATGTTGACGACCTGGAGCCCGATGAAGAAGGCGAAGGTCGAGGCGGCCGTAATCCCGTACAACAGCCCGACCATCGTCGTGGTCGCCTGTTTGCGCTTCTGGCGCAGCTGCAACACCTGGTTCATGTTGGCGGCGATGAGTTCGCCGAGCTGCTTGGGCGACCCACCCATCTCGCGGCCGATGAGATACATCTCCGAGAACGTCTGGATGAGGTAGGAGCGACAGTCGGCGGTGAAGAACCGCCACGCGGCGGTTGGCTCTATCCGCATGTTGAGCCGCTTGTAGAGGTTGTCGATGTCGGGGGTCAGCGCGCCGAAGTCCTTCTTGCGGAGCGTGCGAAGCACCTGTCCGGTGGTGGACTGTTTGGCCCCCTCCGTCGCCCCCAGGGCGCGGATGAAGCTGGGGAACGCCTCGTCCCGGCTCTTGACACGCTGTTCCTCCTGCCGGAAGACGATACCGGGGATGAGCATCGGGGTGATGGGGACGACGGCGTAGAACGGTAGCGGGACCGAATCGAGGAAGAAGAAGAGGTCCCCGAGCGTGACGGGGGAGACGCCGAACATCCCGCCCACTGTGACAAAGAGCAGGACTGCCGAGAGCCCGACCCCGGCGTACATCGATTTGTTGAGACGCTCCTCGATGGGCGAGGGGTACTCCTCGGGGTGGAACCACACCGGGTCGTAGGGGGCCATCGACCGGATGGCCAGGTAGAACCCGGACTGGACGAAGATGTACATCACGATGACGGCGCTGACGGTCATCGTCGGGTTCGTCCCGGTCAGCACCGGCAGGACGACGGCGAAGACGAGCGCGAACGTCATCGAGAGGATCATCGACAGGTAGAGGTCCTTCATCACTTCCAGGCTGTCGAGCGAGGAGCGATAGACGGTGGTGTAGTGCTGGATGATCTGCTCCTGCTCGGAGAGGAGATAGTCCTCCAGCGACTGGCCGGCCCCGAGCGTGTAGGCCAGCCGGTCGAGGAAGTCGGCGAAGGCGTCGCTTGGCACTTCCTTTGCGCGGCGGCGACAGGCGTCGTCGAGGCTCTGGTTCCACGTGTCGACGAGCTGGACGATGCGGTGCATCTCCATGGCGAGTTCGCCGTACTCGTCCTCCTTCGCGAGCGTGCGGAACACCTCCATCCGGTCGATTTTCGTGGTCGCCAGCACCGTCATGTGGGTGATCATGAGGTGAAAGCGGTTGTTGAGTTCGCGCTTGCGCTGGGAGAGCAGAATCTTGGGGTAAAACAGCGCCGAGGTCATCGCCAGGAAGCCAAGCAGCGGAATCGGCGCCCGTATCATCATCGACAGGTCGAGCAGCACGGCCGCCACGATTGAGAGGAGGAAGAAGACGATAGAGGGAATCAGTATGAAAAAGAGGTACCGCTCCAGCGGAATCGTCATCTGGCGGTACGACTCGAGCAGGCCCTGGACGGTCTCGGTGATAGTCAGCTCGATGCCGCTCTCGGCTTCGCTCTGGGCCATTGTCAGTCCGGTCGGGCGATGTTGAAGGGGAGCCCTTCCATCCCGTCGCGCTGGAAGTCCGAGATGAAGTCGTTGACCTCGTGGTACCCCAGAATCCCTTCCTGAATCGCTCGCTCTATCAGGTCGGCGCGGAAGCGGAGGTCGTCGTAGATGTCACGGGTGTCCTCGTACCCAAGCAGCGTCGCTATCTGCTCTTCGAGGACGAAGGAGTTGTTCATCCCCTGGAAGACGATTTCGTCCTCGACGGGGTCCCAGTTGAACACCTGTCGGGTGACGACCCCGTCCATCTCCTTGGAGTACCCCTCGATTTCCTGCACGCTCGTGACGCGGCGCAGGACGTTGTCGCCCTGTTTGACGCGGTTCTGGAACAGCGCCACGTCGGCGACGTCCATGAACGTCTCGGGGACGTTGATGGGTTCGCCGGTGAAACGCTGAATCATGGAGACGATGTCGCTGGCGTGGAAGGTCAGCATGACGGGGTGGCCGGTCTGGGCGGCCTGGAACGCCATCCGCCCCTCCTCGCCACGGACCTCACCCACGATGATGTAGTCGGGTCGGGAACGCAGTGCCGCGGCGACCAGGTCGAACATGTCGATGCTGGTCCCCTCGTCCTCGCCCTCACGGGTGAGCAGTTGCTGCCAGGTGTTGTGCGGGGGCAACACCTCGGCGGTGTCCTCCGCGGTGTATATCTTGGCGTCGTCCGGGATGAACGAGGTGATGGCGTTCAGCGTCGTCGTCTTCCCCGAGGCGGTTTCCCCGACGACGAAGACCGTCTGTTCGTTCTCCAGACAGAGCCAGAGATACGCCGCCAGTTCCGGCGAGAGGGTCATCCACTTCGTAATCTGGAAGATGGAGAGGGGAATCTCGTCGCCCTGGCGGATGGTGAGAGAGGGCCCTTTCAGGCTCACGTCGTCGGAGTAGATGAGGTTCAGACGCGACCCGTCCGGCAGCGTGGAGTCGACGATGGGGTCGGAGTCGGAGACGGGGTCGCCCATCCGCTCGCCCATGTTGCGCAGCCACTGGTCGAAGGCCTCCTCGCTCTGCCACTCGACGGTGGTCTGGAGCATCCCGTAGACCCCGTGGTCGACGTGGCACTCGCTGCGGCCGATGACGTGGATGTCCTCGTTGGCCGGGTCCCGCATCACCGGCTCCAGGGGACCGAGCCCGACGATGTCCCGGTTGAGCCGGTAGAGGATGTTCTCGTAGGTGGACTCGGTGACCTCGACGCTGCTCACGTCGGTCATGTTCGACAGCCGCGTGAGGACGCCGCTGTCGCTGTCCTCGTTGCGGATCCTGGTCGTCTCCTGGAGCAGTTCTTCGATGCGGTCGTCGTACTCGGACTCGCTTTCGGGCGCCGGCTTGTTGACGCTCTTCTGGAGGAGCCGGTTGCGCACCTTGTCGAAGACGACGCTCTCGTCCTCGTCCAGTTCGGGTTCGATGGCGTAGTACTTCGTGTCCTGCCCGATGTCACCGTAGACGTGACAGAAGATGGGGCCCCCGACCGGGTAGAGGACGTTGGGGCGGTCGGACTCGTAGTCGTCGTCGGCCTCGTCGATGAGCATCGGGAACTCCCCGGTAATCTGCTTGAACTTCTTCAGGTGGTCCCGCAGGTGGGGCCGCCGGGCCGCGATCTGTCGCAGTTCGTCCGATGGTTTCGCGCGTCCGTGGTCTGTCATATCGTGGATACCCCCTAGGCGACGCTCCGCGATTCGATGACGATACCGGTGCCCGACCGGACCGAGAACCCGATGGTATCGCCGACCTGTTCGCCCATCCCGGCAAAGCGGAGGACGTTTATCTGGCGGCGGGTGTCGTTGCCGACCTCTATCATCTCCAGTTCGATGAACACGTCGGCGATGGCCCGGAAGGGACCGATGGCCTCCTCGTCCAGCGTCGACGGGTCGACCGTCAGCATGATGCATTTGCCCTCCGAGATGATGTCCCGGAAATAGGAGATAATCTCGAGGGCGGCCTGTCGCTCGTCGTTCTGGCGGACCAGGGCCTCGAACTTGGGGTCGTTGCGGAGAATCGCGTCGAAGGTATCGATGACGATGACGTCGGCGTCCCACATCACCTCGGCCTCCATCAGCCGGCGCAGCAGCTCCTTGCGGTCCTGCTCCTCGTCGTTGCCCGAGAACGTGTTCGAATCGCCGATGTCGGCGTGGAGGAAGAGGACGTTCTCGTCCAGCATGTGGTCGACCATGTCGTAGGAAAGCGAGTGCATCTGGTCGAGGAAGCTCCCCACTGTAAGCTCCGTCGAGAGGTAGGTCACGTCGTGGCCCTCCTCACAGAGCCCGTAGGTGAAGCGCTGGCTCATGGCGGACTTGCCCGCCCCGTAGTCACCCTCGACGAGGATGATACTCCCCGGCGGGATGCCGCCGCCGAGTTCCTTGTTCAGTCGGTCGTGGTCGTCCAGTCCCAGAGAGAACAGGTCGGTAGTAGCGATGCTCATGTTCGGAACTCAAACACCTCCTCGTCGCCGTTGACGGTGAGCTGGACGCGGTGGTCCCCCCCGTCAAGCGACTGCTGGATGTCCAGCCGGACGACGGTCCCGGGCTGCCAGGCCCCGCCTCCCTCGGCCCGAGTCACCGTGTAGTCGGTGACGAACTGGCCGTCGACGAGGATATCTAGCACCCCCGGGTCGGCCGCCAGCCGCTCAGTGCCGGTGTTTTTGACGTACAGCGTAATCGTTTCGGTCGTACTGTTGTAGATGGCGTTGCTCCCGCTGTCGGATATCACCTCTACGTCGGTCCGGACGTCGCTGCTGACATCGAACCCCTGCTCGGAGATGGCGCCGCTGAGCTGGCCGATACTGCTGGTGAAGACGCCGGCGACGCTCGCGGCTATCATCATCGACGCGATAAACAGGATGAGGTGGGAGACGGAGACGCTCGCCACGTCAGACCACCTCCGCCGTCGCGGCGACGCCCGGTCCGGTGACGATTTTCACCTGGCTCGGCTGGGGCGTCGTCGTGGTGTTGATAGCCAGCGTCTCCCGCGGGAGCCAGAGGTCCGTCTCGGTATCCCCATCGACGGCCGTGCGATACCCCGTCTGGTAGCTGTTGTCCGCGAGGACG
Proteins encoded:
- a CDS encoding type II/IV secretion system ATPase subunit; amino-acid sequence: MTDHGRAKPSDELRQIAARRPHLRDHLKKFKQITGEFPMLIDEADDDYESDRPNVLYPVGGPIFCHVYGDIGQDTKYYAIEPELDEDESVVFDKVRNRLLQKSVNKPAPESESEYDDRIEELLQETTRIRNEDSDSGVLTRLSNMTDVSSVEVTESTYENILYRLNRDIVGLGPLEPVMRDPANEDIHVIGRSECHVDHGVYGMLQTTVEWQSEEAFDQWLRNMGERMGDPVSDSDPIVDSTLPDGSRLNLIYSDDVSLKGPSLTIRQGDEIPLSIFQITKWMTLSPELAAYLWLCLENEQTVFVVGETASGKTTTLNAITSFIPDDAKIYTAEDTAEVLPPHNTWQQLLTREGEDEGTSIDMFDLVAAALRSRPDYIIVGEVRGEEGRMAFQAAQTGHPVMLTFHASDIVSMIQRFTGEPINVPETFMDVADVALFQNRVKQGDNVLRRVTSVQEIEGYSKEMDGVVTRQVFNWDPVEDEIVFQGMNNSFVLEEQIATLLGYEDTRDIYDDLRFRADLIERAIQEGILGYHEVNDFISDFQRDGMEGLPFNIARPD
- a CDS encoding ATPase domain-containing protein — its product is MSIATTDLFSLGLDDHDRLNKELGGGIPPGSIILVEGDYGAGKSAMSQRFTYGLCEEGHDVTYLSTELTVGSFLDQMHSLSYDMVDHMLDENVLFLHADIGDSNTFSGNDEEQDRKELLRRLMEAEVMWDADVIVIDTFDAILRNDPKFEALVRQNDERQAALEIISYFRDIISEGKCIMLTVDPSTLDEEAIGPFRAIADVFIELEMIEVGNDTRRQINVLRFAGMGEQVGDTIGFSVRSGTGIVIESRSVA
- the flaJ gene encoding archaellar assembly protein FlaJ, producing MAQSEAESGIELTITETVQGLLESYRQMTIPLERYLFFILIPSIVFFLLSIVAAVLLDLSMMIRAPIPLLGFLAMTSALFYPKILLSQRKRELNNRFHLMITHMTVLATTKIDRMEVFRTLAKEDEYGELAMEMHRIVQLVDTWNQSLDDACRRRAKEVPSDAFADFLDRLAYTLGAGQSLEDYLLSEQEQIIQHYTTVYRSSLDSLEVMKDLYLSMILSMTFALVFAVVLPVLTGTNPTMTVSAVIVMYIFVQSGFYLAIRSMAPYDPVWFHPEEYPSPIEERLNKSMYAGVGLSAVLLFVTVGGMFGVSPVTLGDLFFFLDSVPLPFYAVVPITPMLIPGIVFRQEEQRVKSRDEAFPSFIRALGATEGAKQSTTGQVLRTLRKKDFGALTPDIDNLYKRLNMRIEPTAAWRFFTADCRSYLIQTFSEMYLIGREMGGSPKQLGELIAANMNQVLQLRQKRKQATTTMVGLLYGITAASTFAFFIGLQVVNILAEMSLDLNAGSRLDVNSLINTSVYNIPLIEFLLVVIIMFSAMLSALMIRTIDGGHKANTYLHFVLLAWIGGVTGTFTKWLVTQFLQI
- a CDS encoding aconitate hydratase yields the protein MGQTLTEKILDDHLVEGELTPGEEIGIEIDQVLTQDTTGTLVWLQFEALGLEEVQTELAAQYCDHQTYQFDFKNTDDHRFLRSAAGTFGAHFSRPGNGICHNVHKENFAAPGKTMLGSDSHTPTPGGLGELAIGSGGLDVAVAMGGGAYYIEMPEVVNVRLEGELPEWATAKDVILELLRRLSVKGGVGKVLEYTGPGVETLSVPERTTITNMGTELGATSSIFPTDENTKDYLERLGREDVHVDIGPDEDAEYADEIVVDLSELEPLIAKPSMPDNVVPVSEVAGEDVDQVMIGSCTNGAYEDILPGAKMLEGRNIDKKTEMIVAPGSKQASEMLAREGWTAEMMAAGVNFSEATCGACIGIGHVPASDSVSLRTFNRNFEGRSGIEDDNVYLCSPEVATAAAIKGEIVDPRDLAEELGDLEAPGLEMPDQYIGSSESDLIAPDEAVDDELIKGPNIGDVPLKDPLETEVGGEALLKMEDNITTDHIIPATQDILMYRSNVPKLSEFTLSRVDDTFAQRALDADGGVLVAGENYGQGSSREHAALCPMYLGIETVLAQSFARIHKANLFNFGIVPLTIDEDTYEKIEQGDDVEIVDDAAEAVRSGQEEFTIRVNDDWEASGYLDASDREREILAAGGKLSHTKAQHEDEGGAAPADD
- a CDS encoding CARDB domain-containing protein, translating into MASVSVSHLILFIASMMIAASVAGVFTSSIGQLSGAISEQGFDVSSDVRTDVEVISDSGSNAIYNSTTETITLYVKNTGTERLAADPGVLDILVDGQFVTDYTVTRAEGGGAWQPGTVVRLDIQQSLDGGDHRVQLTVNGDEEVFEFRT